Genomic DNA from Streptomyces sp. NBC_01571:
CGTGCGGCAGGACGTCCTCGGGGATGCCCGGACCGTGGTCCTGGACCTCGATCAGGAGGTCGTCCGCCTCCTCCCGGACCGAGACACGTACCGGACTGCCGCCGTGCTTGAGCGCGTTGCCGATCAGGTTGGCCAGGATCACGTCCAGGCGGCGCGGGTCGAGACGCGCCATGATGCCGCGCTCCGCGTCCAGGTCCACCGCGTCCAGCCACGCGCGGGCGTCGATGCAGGCGGTGATCTGGTCGGCGATGTCCACGTCGTCGAGGACGAGCCGGGCGGTGCCCGCGTCGAAGCGGGTGACTTCCATGAGGTTCTCGACCAGGTCGTTCAGACGGCGTGTCTCACTGACGACCAGACGCACGGCGGGCTCGATCATCGGATCGACACTGCCGGTCTCCGCGTCCAGCTCCTCCTCCAGGATCTCCGTCACGGCGGTGATCGCGGTGAGGGGCGTACGGAGTTCGTGGGACATGTCCGCCACGAAGCGGCGGGACGCCTCGTCACGGGCGCTCATGTCCTCGACGCGCTTCTCGAGCGCCTCCGCCGTGTGGTTGAACGTCCGTGACAGATCAGCGAGTTCGTCCGTCCCCGACACGCGCAGCCGGGTGTCGAGCTTGCCCTCGCCGAGGCGGCGGGCGGCGATGCCGAGGCGGTGCACCGGCTTCAGGACCGTGGTCGCGGCGGCCTGGGCGAGCAGCGCCGAGCCGATCAGCGCGAGACCGGTGGCGATACCGAGCGACCAGGCCAGCGAGTTGAGGTCCTTGGCCTCCGGCTCCAGCGACTTGAGCATGTAACCGGTCGTGGTCCCGCCGATCACCTTCGCGCCGCCCACCAGGTACGGCTTGCCATGGTCGGTGACGCGCTGCCAGTACAAGTGATAGGCCGCCTTGTTGTTCGAGGAGAGCGACTGTTGCTTGTTCACCGCCTTCTGGAGGGACGGGGGCACGTCCTCCAGCGTGAAGGTGTCCAGCTCAGAGTTGCCCACCACGGGCTTGCCGCTGCCGTCCTGGGCCACCAGCAGCACGCTGAAGCGCTGGCTGCTGTTCGCCATCTGCCCCGCGGCGCGCTGCAGTTCGTCCTGTGCCGGACGCACCGGCAGCAGGCTCGCGTGGTTGCGCATCTCCTGCTGGAAGTCACGCAGCACCGCGTCCTGCGTCCGCGTCAGCACGGCCTCGCGGTTGAGCCAGTACGCGATGCCGGACGCCGACACCGCGGCCGTGAGCGCGACGAGTCCGAAGACCACGACCAGCCGCAGCCGCAGACTGGTGAACCGCAGACCCGCGAGTATCGCCCTGCGCGCCGCGGCCCAGCCGCGGAGCCCGTCCTGCGGTGGGGTCACTGAGGACTGTCCAGCCGGTAGCCGACCCCGCGGACCGTACGGATGAGCGTGGGGGAGGACGGGACGTCCTCGACCTTCGCGCGCAGCCGCTGCACACACGCGTCCACCAGACGCGAGTCGCCCAGGTAGTCGTGCTCCCAGACGAGCCGCAGCAACTGCTGGCGGGACAGCGCCTGTCCGGGACGGCGGCTCAGCTCCAGGAGCAGCCGCAGCTCGGTGGGCGTCAGCTGGAGGTCCTCACCGTTCTTGGTGACCGTCATCGCCGCCCGGTCGATGACGAGGGAGCCGAACGTCGCCGAGTCGTTGGCCTCGCGCTCACCGCGCCGCAGCACGGCCCTGATGCGGGCATCGAGCACTCGCCCCTGCACCGGCTTGACGACGTAGTCGTCGGCGCCGGACTCCAGTCCGACCACCACGTCGATGTCGTCGCTGCGCGCCGTCAGCAGAATGATGGGCAACTGGTCCGTGCGCCGGATGCGCCGGCACACCTCGAACCCGTCGATGCCGGGCAGCATCACATCCAGCACGATCAGGTCCGGCCGCTGCTCACGCAGCAGCTTCAGACCGTCCTCGCCGGTGGCAGCGGTGGCCACACGGTGTCCCTGGCGCGTCAAAGAGAGCTCCAGGGCCGTACGGATGGCGTCGTCGTCCTCGATCAGCAACAGGGAAGGCACGGACGTCATTCTGGCCCATGGTGAGGGCGTCTTTCGACAGTTGGAGCGCTCCCACCCATCTCTCGCACAGAAGGGACGCATCGGAAGGTGCCCGAGCGGCCTTACCGCTCTTCTCCGTGATCGCGCTGTGACGCGCCCACGGAGGACCCCTGTGACAGGTCTGTGACAGTCGGCGGACACGGCCATGAAGTGGCCCGGGCAAGCTTTTCGACACAAGCAGGGAAGCACGGAGCGAGCACGGGGCCAGACACGAAGGGCACCGGGCGCGTACGGAAGAAACCGGGACTCCACGACGGGGGGCGCGAGATGAACACGCTGCACAGCACCAGCACGAGCGCAGTTGTCACGCGGCTCCACGACGTCACCCGGGGCACGGAGAAGTCCGGTGCCGTGAGCCCGCGGGGGTGCGCTCGCGGCACCGGGCGTCAGCACACCGCCTACATGACGGTGGTTGACGCTTTCACGGGGGAGAACCCCGCGGCGGCCGCCGCGGGAACGGCCGGCGGAGCTCACGGGGGAGCCGCGTACGGGGAGGTCACGGGGGAGCGTCGCTCGCTGTCGGAGGCGGAGTTCACCGCCTACGTCCAGGAGCGCCGCGCCTCCCTGTACGCAACCGCCTACCACCTGACGGGGGATCGTTTCGAGGCCGAGGACCTGCTCCAGAGCGCGCTGTTCTCGACGTACAGGGCCTGGGAGCGGATCAGTGACAAGGCCGCGGTCGGGGGCTACCTCCGCCGCACCATGACCAACCTGCACATCAGCGCGTGGCGCCGCCGCAAGCTGAACGAGTACCCGACCGAGGAACTGCCGGAGACCGCGGGTGACACGGACGCGATGCGCGGCACCGAGCTGCGCGCCGTGCTGTGGCAGGCGCTGGCCCGGCTGCCCGAACTCCAGCGCACCATGCTGGTCCTTCGTTACTACGAGGGCCGCACGGACCCGGAGATCGCGGAGATCCTCGACATCAGTGTCGGCACGGTGAAGTCGAGCATCTGGCGGTCGCTGCGCCGGATGCGCGAGGACGAGGTCCTCAGCTTCGGCCGTGACGAGGAGGAGTCCTTCGGGGAGCTCGTCGCCTGAAGGTCTGCGGGGGGAAGCGGTTCGCGCGGGGAACGGTTCCGGGGGGAGCCGACGGGGGACCGCGGGGAACCACGGGGGAAGCGGAAAAGGTCCGGGCGGACGGGGGGTCCGCCTGGACCTCTTTTCGTGTGCGGGCCCGGCGTGTCGCCGTGGCCGGCGGTCACGCCGCTGTCGTACAGCGGTCCGCGGGGCCGGCCGCCGTGGCCAGCCGGCCGAGGGCCTCGTCCTTGTCGCAGGGGTGGGCGCCCAGCGCGGTCTGGCGCGCCACGATCGAGCGTTCGGCGCGCATCAGGCGCCAGCCGCGGCGGAGCAGGAACAGGACCGACTTGCGGCCCTCCTTGAGATCCCGCACGAAGCGCCGGCGGAACGTCGTCACCGGACCGCAGGACAGGCACAGCGCGTCGCCCAGCAGGCCCAGTTCACGGCAGCGCTCGACGATCTCGGCGGCGAAGATGCCCTCCGCGATGAACAGCGGAGTCCGTTCGATGCGCAGCGCCTCCGTGCCGGTACGGACGCTCAGCGCGATGTCGTACACGGGAACGGTCGTACGTCCCGTACGGCACAGTTCCTCGATCGCGGCGACCGCCGTGTCCGCGTCCCATGACCGCGGGTGGTCCCAGTCGATGTCCGAACTCCCGTCCACCAGCGGCAGTGTCGGGTCGTCACCCTCCTTGTAGAAGTCGTCCAGGCGCAGCACGGGCAGGCCGGAGCGGGCGGCGACGAGGGACTTGCCCGAGCCGGAGGGGCCACAGAGCAGCGCGACGCGGGTCGGTATCGGGGGAGGGAGACTCACGAGACACCAGTCTGACGCATCGCCTGGGCGGTGCCGACCCTGCGGGTCGCCGTTGGAGCGCACATCACACCTCAACTACCCTTCGCATCGACCCGATTACTTTGCGCTGCAGAAGGTGGCACCCGTCATGGCACGACACGCATCAGGCAAGAACCCGACCGCGCGGCGCGCGCTGGTCGCCCTGGCGACCGCGGGTGCGGCACTCGGGGCGGGTGCGGCCACGGCCGCTGCGGACACGGCCCCGGCCGTCGACGTGCTGCGCACCCGGCCCGCGTCGGTGGGCGACCTCGACCCGCAGGCGGGCCTGGGGGCACTGACCGGCACGGTCGGATACGTCGCCGGTCCGATCGCCGGCCTCAAGCCCAACCCGCTCGCGGGCACCGGCGTCGACCCGCTCGACAACGGGGTCGGCACCCAGCTCGCCGACTTCAAGCCGCTGACCTCGCAGGCCCTGACGCGACCGCTGGCACAGGCGCCGTCGGTGGGCAGTGTGCCGGTGGCGGGGCAGGCGCTGGGGGTGCTGGGGGGTGCGTGAGCTTCCCCGCGCCCCTCGGGGGGCGCGGGGAACCCGACTCAGTACGACGAGCCCGAGGCGCCCAGTGAACCGGTCGGGTGCCAGACGGTCTTCGTCTCCAGGAAGGCCGTGAGGCGCTCGATGCCGGGGGTCTTCGCGTAGTCCACAGGCTGTGGACGCAGGACCCGCTTCAGGTTGTCGGCCGCGGCGATCTCCAGCTCCTTCGCCAGGACGTCGTCCGCGCCCGCGAGGTCGATCGCGTTGACGTCCTGGTGCGCGGCGAGGGGAGCGGCGATCTCCGCCGTCCTGCCGGAGAGGACGTTGACGACACCGCCCGGGAGGTCGGAGGTCGCCAGCACCTCGCCGAGCGACAGTGCCGGCAGCGGGGACTTCTCGCTCGCGATCACCACCGCCGTGTTACCGGTCGCGATCACCGGGGCGATCACCGAGACCAGGCCCAGGAACGAGGACTCCTGGGGTGCGAGGACGGTGACGACACCGGTCGGTTCCGGGGTCGACAGGTTGAAGAACGGGCCCGCGACGGGGTTGGCCCCGCCCACGACCTGGGCGATCTTGTCGGTCCAGCCCGCGTACCAGACCCAGCGGTCGACGGCCGCGTCGACCTGGGCGGCCGCCTTCGACTTCGACAGGCCCTCCGCGTCCGCGACCTCGCGCGCGAACTGGTCCCTGCGGCCCTCCAGCATCTCGGCGACGCGGTAGAGGATCTGGCCGCGGTTGTACGCGGTCGCGCCGGACCAGCCGCCGAACGCCTTGCGCGCGGCGACCACCGCGTCACGGGCGTCCTTGCGGCTCGACTGCGGGGCGTTCGCCAGCCACTTGCCCTTGGAGTCCGTCACCTCGTACACCCGGCCGCTCTCGGAACGCGGGAACTTCCCGCCCACGTACAGCTTGTAGGTCTTGAAGACACTCAGACGCTGCTCTTCGGACTTGTCAGACATCGAGGTACGCCTCCAGGCCGTGGCGGCCGCCCTCGCGGCCGAAGCCCGACTCCTTGTAACCGCCGAACGGCGAGGTCGGGTCGAACTTGTTGAACGTGTTGGACCAGATGACGCCCGCGCGCAGCTTGCCCGCGACGGCCAGGATCCGGGAACCCTTCTCCGTCCAGATGCCCGCCGACAGGCCGTACTGGGAGTTGTTGGCCTTGGCGACGGCCTCGTCCGGGGTGCGGAAGGTGAGGACCGACAGCACCGGGCCGAAGATCTCGTCGCGGGCGATGGTGTGCGCCTGGGTGACGTTGGTGAACAGCGTCGGGGCGAACCAGTATCCGGAGGAGGGCAGTTCACAGGCCGGGGACCAGCGCTCGGCGCCCTCGGCCGTGCCCTGCTCGACGAGCGAGGTGATACGGGCCAGCTGCTCGGCGGAGTTGATCGCGCCGATGTCGGTGTTCTTGTCGAGCGGGTCGCCCAGACGCAGGGTGGAGAGCCTGCGCTTCAGGGAGTCCAGCAGCTCGTCCTGGATCGACTCCTGGACGAGGAGCCGGCTGCCCGCGCAGCAGACCTGGCCCTGGTTGAAGAAGATCCCGGTGACGATCCCCTCCACCGCCTGGTCGATCGGGGCGTCGTCGAAGACGATGTTCGCGCCCTTGCCGCCCAGTTCGAGGGTGACCTTCTTGTCGGTGCCGGCCACCTGGCGGGCGATGGCCTTGCCGACGGCGGTCGAGCCGGTGAACGCGACCTTGTTCACGTCGGGGTGCTCGACGAGCGCGGCGCCCGCGTCGCCGTATCCCGGAAGGATGTTGACGACGCCCTTGGGCAGGCCCGCCTGGCGGCAGATGTCCGCGAAGAACAGCGCCGACAGCGGGGTGGTCTCGGCGGGCTTGAGGACGACCGTGTTGCCGGTCGCCAGCGCCGGGGCGATCTTCCACGCCAGCATCAGCAGCGGGAAGTTCCAGGGGATGACCTGGCCGGCCACGCCCAGCGGGCGCGGGTTCGCGCCGAAGCCGGCGTGGTCGAGCTTGTCGGCCCAGCCCGCGTAGTAGAAGAAGTGCGCGGCGACCAGGGGGAGGTCGGCGTCGCGGGTCTCCTTGATGGGCTTCCCGTTGTCCAGCGTCTCCAGGACGGCGAGCTCGCGGGAGCGCTCCTGGACGATGCGGGCGATGCGGTAGAGGTACTTGGCGCGCTCGGAACCGGGCAGCGCCGACCACTTCTCGAAGGCCCTGCGCGCCGCCTTCACGGCACGGTCGACGTCCTCGGCGCCCGCCCGGGCGACCTCGGAGAGGACCTCCTCCGTGCTGGGGCTGACGGTCTTGAAGACCTTGCCGTCCGCCGCCTCGGTGAACTCGCCGTCGATGAACAGGCCGTACGACGGGGCGATGTCGACGACCGAGCGGGACTCGGGCGCCGGTGCGTACTCGAATGCAGATGCCATGGTGATCAGTCCACCGTCACGTAGTCGGGGCCGGAGTAGCGGCCGGTGGCCAGCTTCTGACGCTGCATCAGCAGGTCGTTCAGCAGCGAGGACGCGCCGAAGCGGAACCAGTGGTTGTCCAGCCAGTCCTCGCCCGCGGTCTCGTTCACCAGGACCAGGAACTTGACGGCGTCCTTGGTGGTGCGGATGCCGCCGGCCGGCTTCACGCCGACCTGGACGCCGGTCTGCGCGCGGAAGTCGCGGACCGCCTCCAGCATGAGCAGCGTGTTCGACGGCGTCGCGTTGACGGCCACCTTGCCGGTGGAGGTCTTGATGAAGTCCGCGCCGGCCAGCATGCCGAGCCAGGAAGCCCGCCGGATGTTGTCGTACGTCGACAGCTCGCCGGTCTCGAAGATGACCTTAAGACGGGCGGCGCCCGAGGCCTCCTTCACCGCGACGATCTCGTCGTACACCTTCAGGTAGTGGCCCGCGAGGAACGCCCCGCGGTCGATGACCATGTCGATCTCGTCGGCGCCCGCGGCGACGGCGTCCCGCACGTCGGCCAGCTTCACGCCGAGCGCGGCGCGGCCCGCCGGGAAGGCGGTGGCCACGGAGGCGACCTTCACACCGGAACCGGCCACGGCCTCCTTGGCGGTGGCCACCATGTCGGGATAGACGCAGACCGCGGCCGTGGCGGGCGCCGTGCGGTCGGTCGGGTCCGGGTGGACCGCCTTGACGCCGAGCGCCCGGACCTTGCCCGGGGTGTCCGCGCCTTCCAGCGTCGTCAGGTCGACCATCGAGATGGCGAGGTCGATCGCGTACGCCTTCGCGGTCGTCTTGATGGAACGGGTGCCGAGCGAGGCGGCGCGCGCCTCCAGGCCGACCGCGTCGACGCCGGGCAACCCGTGCAGGAAGCGGCGCAGGGTGCTGTCGGACGAGGTCACATCGCCGAGTGCGTGGGTGGGGGCACCACCCTGCTCGAGCGAAGTCGAGTGCTTGGGGGAGGGTGCAGTGGTGGGCATGGTCACCACCCGAGCATATCTACGCGCGTAGCGGCTGTACAGCCCCGGGGGTGGGTGTGGAAGGGGCGGGGGAACCGGCGAGACGGCGGGGGCGGAAGAGGCCGCCCCGGGCCGTCGGGCAGAATCGGGGGCATGACGACGCCCGATCACCAGCCACCCCCGCCGGACGCCTCGCGCCCCGAGTCGAGGGACCGGATCTACCGGTCATCCGCCGGCATCGCGGGCGGCGTGCTGCTCCTCGCCATCATGGGCTGGCTCGGCATCGACGCGCTGGTCTCGGGACATGGACGCACCCCGTGGCTGGCGCTCGCCACGCTGATCCTGCTGGTCCCGCTGGTGACCGCGTTCACCCTGCGGCCGGCCGTGTACGCGAACGAGGACCGGCTGCGCATCCGCAACCCGTTCCGCGTCATCGTGCTGCCCTGGACCACGATCGCCACGCTGCGCTCCGGCTATTCCAACGAGGCCGTCACCACGGACGGCACCAAGTACCAGCTGTGGGCGGTCCCCGTCTCGCTGCGCTCCCGCAAGCGCGCGGCCAGGCGGCAGGCGCGGGGAGAGGCGGCCGACAGCTCCGGGCGCGGCACCCCGGCCACGCCCGCGCGCGCCCAGGCCGACCAGGCCATGGACGACCTGCGCGAGCTCGCCGAGGCGCACCCGGCCACCGAAGGGGCGCAGGCCGCGGTCAGCGTGCGCTGGGCGTACAAGGTCATGGGTCCGGCGCTCGCGGGCGCCGTGGTGCTGGCGATCCTGCTCGCGGTGGGGTGACGCCACAGAGGTGCGGCGGGTGCGCCGTCACCGGTTCGCCGGGGTGAGCGAGGGACGGCCGGTTCGCCGGGTCTGAGAACGGCGGGGCCCGTCGGTCGCGGCGCCGCGGGCCGGTGTCGCCGCGTACGGCCGGCCGCTGTCCCGTACGACCGTGCGCCCGACCCGGGCCGGGTCGTCCTGTCCCGCGGAGCCGCGGCGTAGGCCGGCAGAGCGGGGGCCGCCCGGCCCAGCCGGGTGCGGAGCGAGGCCGCGGACCCGAGGAGCCGGGTGCCCGGGGTGGTGTCCGGGAGGAGCCCGCCGGGGGAGTTCCGGGACGGGGCGGAGGTCGGCCGGGAAGCGGTCGGGGACACGCGGCAGCTCCTGGGACTCGGCGGGGCGCTACCGGTAACCGTTCCTCGGCCGGGTGGCGGCGCACGGGAGTGCTGCGTCAAGTGCCGGGCGGAAATATCACCCGCAGGGGCGGTGGAGGGGTGGTCCGGGGTGCTCGGTGGGCCCACCCGGTGCTGTTCGGTGCACCCACCCGGCCCCGCTCCGTGGGTCCGTCCCGCCCAGCTCCGTGGGCCCACCGGGTCCTGCCCGGCGGGCCCACCGGGGCCGGCGTCAGATGCCGGCCGCCGCCGACAGGTCGCGCTTGATGGCCGTGAGCAGCTCGGCGGCCTCGGCGTGGGCCGCGGCGAGTCCGGCGTGCGAGCCGACCGGCACCACGACCTCCAGGTAGCACTTCAGCTTCGGCTCCGTACCGCTGGGGCGGACGATGACGCGGGCGCCGTCCAGCGTGTAGCGCAGACCGTCCGTGGGCGGGAGCCTGTCGGTGCCCAGGGTGAGGTCCTCGGCCTTGGTGATGGGCAGGCCCGCCAGCCGCGTGGGCGGCTGTTCGCGCAGGCTGCGCATGGCGTTCGCGATCACCGAGAGGTCCTCGACACGGACGGAGAGCTGGTCCGTGGCGTGCAGACCGTGCTCCACGGCGATGTCGTCGAGCAGGTCCAGCAGGGTACGGCCGTCCTCCTTGAGCTGGGAGGCGAGCTCCGTGATCAGGAGGGCCGCCGTGATGCCGTCCTTGTCGCGCACCCCCTCGGGGTCGACGCAGTAGCCGAGCGCCTCCTCGTAGCCGTAGCGCAGGTCCTCCACACGGGCGATCCACTTGAAGCCGGTCAGGGTCTCCTCGTACGCCAGACCCGCCTTCTCGGCGATCCGGCCGAGGAGGGAGGAGGAGACGATCGACTCGGCGAAGGTGCCGCGGGCGCCGCGGTCGACCAGGTGCCGGGCGAGCAGCGTGCCGACCTCGTCGCCGCGCAGCATCCGCCAGTCCGCGCCCTCGCGGCCCTTCACGGCCACCGCGCAGCGGTCCGCGTCGGGGTCGTTGGCGATGATCAGGTCGGGGTCCGTCTCACGGGCCTTCGCGAAGGCGAGGTCCATCGCGCCGGGCTCTTCCGGGTTGGGGAAGGCGACGGTGGGGAAGTCCGGGTCCGGCTCGGCCTGTTCGGCGACCAGTACGGGGGTGGGGAAGCCGGCGCGGGCGAAGGCGGCGAGCAGGACGTCCTTGCCGACGCCGTGCATCGCCGTGTAGACGGTACGGGCGGTGCGGGGGGAGTCCTGGGCGAGCACGGCGTCCGTACGGGCCAGGTAGGCGTTCAGGACGCCGTCGTCGAGGATCTCCCAGCCGCTGTCCGGGCGGGGGACGGTGTCCAGGCGGGTGACCGCGTCGATCTCGGCCGCGATCTCGGCGTCCGCCGGGGGGACGATCTGGGAGCCGTCGCCGAGGTACACCTTGTAGCCGTTGTCGCGGGGCGGGTTGTGGCTGGCGGTGACCTCGACGCCCGCCACGGCACCGAGGTGCCGAATGGCGTAGGCCAGGACGGGCGTGGGGAGAGGGCGGGGCAGCACGGCGGCCCGCAGGCCCGCGCCCGTCATCACCGCGGCGGTGTCGCGGGCGAAGTCGGCGGACTTGTGGCGGGCGTCGTAGCCGATGACGACGAGACCGCCGGCCTCGCCCTTGGCCTTGAGGTACGCGGCCAGACCGGCGGCGGCGCGGATGACCACCGCGCGGTTCATGCGCATCGGGCCCGCGCCGAGTTCGCCCCGCAGTCCCGCGGTGCCGAACTGGAGGGTGCCGCTGAAGCGTGCGGTGAGCTCGGCGACGTCCCGGGCGTCGATGAGCTTGGCGAGTTCCTCACGGGTCTCCGCGTCGGGGTCCTCGGCCAGCCACGCCTCGGCCCGTGCGATGAGTTCGTCCTGCACGTCGGGTGTACCTCTCTGTCTGTGGTGCCTTGCTGATACCGGGCCGCGGTGGGCTTTCCGCGTCCCCCGCCGCTCCTACCCCGTCCCGTTCCCGGGGACCGTCCCCCCGGACCCCCGCTTCGGCCCGAACGTCCTCGTCCTCGGACGCGGGCGGGCCGAGTCGCCCAGGGGCGCGGGGAACCGCGCGTCCGGCCCCCACCCGCCCGCGGCCGGACGACGCACCGTCGAACGCCGACACCGGGGGACCCGGGGCGCGGTCCCTACAGCCGGTCCAGGACCTGGGTGAGCAGCGCACCCATGCGGGTCGCGGAGTCACGGCCGGCCTGGAGGACCTCCTCGTGGTTCAGCGGCTCGCCCGTCATACCGGCGGCGAGGTTGGTGACGAGGGAGATGCCCAGCACCTCCGCCCCGGCCTCACGCGCGGCGATGGCCTCGAGGACCGTCGACATGCCGACGAGGTCCGCGCCGATGGTGCGGGCCATCCGGATCTCGGCGGGCGTCTCGTAGTGCGGCCCGGTGAACTGCGCGTAGACGCCCTCCTCCAGGGTGGGGTCCACCTCCTTGCAGAGGGCGCGCAGCCGCGGGGAGTAGAGGTCGGTGAGGTCGACGAAGTTCGCCCCGACGATCGGGGAGGTCGCCGTCAGGTTGATGTGGTCGCTGATCAGCACCGGCTGGCCGGGACGCATGTCGGCGCGCAGGCCGCCGCAGCCGTTGGTGAGCACGAGGGTCTTGCAGCCGGCGGCGACGGCCGTACGGACACCGTGCGCGACGGCGGCGACTCCGCGGCCCTCGTAGTAGTGGGTGCGGCCCAGGAAGACCAGGGCCCGCTTGTCGCCGATCAGGTACGAGCGGACCTTGCCGCCGTGGCCCTCGACCGCGGGCGGGGGGAACCCGGGCAGCTCGGTGACCTGGAACTCGGCCTCGGGGGAGCCGAGGGCGTCCACGGCCGGAGCCCAGCCGGAGCCCATCACGAGCGCGACGTCGTGGGTCTCGGCGCCCGTGAGCTCCCGCAGGCGTGTGGCGGCGGCGTCGGCAGCGGCGTAGGGGTCGCCCTGGATGTCGTCCGGAAGAAGAGATGCGTTCACGCGCATGAGGGTAGCCGGTCCGGGCCTACGCGCGTAGATGACGGAGCTCACGGTCTTGCGATCGTTGTCTTGTCGTTTCCAACGAAGAGACGCGGGCTCGTCAGCAGGGGCGCTTGCGCAGCTCCATCACGTAGTCGTGCGGCGCTCCCGCCGACTCCGCCGCGTCGGCGATCTCACCGAGGTAGCGCGCGGAGGGGAGGCCGCCCTCGTACCCGTTCAGTACGTACACCCACGCGGGCTCCTCGCCCTCCAGCGTGTGCACCCGTACGCGCATCCTGCGGTAGATGTCGAGGCCCACGCCCTCCCAGCGGTCCATGGAGTCCTCGTCCAGGGGGGCGATGTCGTACAGCGCCACGAAGACCTGCGAACGGGGCGCCTCGACGAGGGTCACGAGCGCACCCTCCCACCCCATGTGCTCGCCCCCGAAGGTCAGCCGCCAGCCGTTCAGCCAGCCGGTGGCGCGCAGCGGCGAGTGCGGGGCGCGGCGCGTCATGAGCCGCGGGTCGAGATTGCCGGCGTACGCGGCGTAGAGCGACATGTGGTCGAGGGTACGGCAGTGAACACGTGCGCCTCCCGCGTAACAGAAGCAGCTCGAATACGCGGTCGGCGGCCCCCGGGGCGCGGGCACCTTGAAGCGTGCGGGACAATGGAGTACGTGACTCGGATCGTGATCATCGGTGGCGGACCCGGCGGATACGAGGCGGCCCTGGTGGCCGCCCAGCTCGGCGCGGAGGTGACCGTCGTCGACTGCGACGGTCTGGGCGGGGCGTCGGTGCTCACCGACTGCGTGCCGTCGAAGACCCTCATCGCCACGGCCGAGGTGATGACGACGTTCGATTCGTCGTACCAGGAACTCGGCATCATCGTCGCCGACGACACCCCGCCGGCGGAGCAGTCCGCGCGGGTGGTCGGGGTCGACCTGGGCAAGGTCAACCGCCGGGTGAAGCGGCTGGCGCTGGCCCAGTCGCACGACATCACCGCCTCCGTCACCCGGGCCGGCGCGCGCGTGCTGCGCGGCCGTGGCCGGCTGGAGGGCATGCAGTCCCTGGACGGCTCGCGCAAGGTCGTCGTGCGCGCCGCGGACGGCACCGAGGAGACGCTCGTCGCCGACGCCGTCCTCATCGCCACCGGCGGGCACCCCCGCGAGCTGCCCGACGCCCAGCCGGACGGCGAGCGGATCCTGAACTGGACACAGGTGTACGACCTGGACGAGCTGCCCGAGGAGCTCATCGTGGTCGGGTCCGGTGTCACCGGAGCCGAGTTCGCCGGCGCCTACCAGGCGCTCGGCTCGCGCGTCACCCTGGTCTCCAGCCGTGACCGCGTGCTGCCGGGCGAGGACCCGGACGCGGCGGCGGTGCTGGAGGACGTCTTCCGGCGCCGCGGCATGAACGTCATGGCCCGTTCGCGCGCCGAGTCCGCCAAGCGGGTCGGCGACC
This window encodes:
- a CDS encoding NAD(P)H-quinone dehydrogenase: MNTCASRVTEAARIRGRRPPGRGHLEACGTMEYVTRIVIIGGGPGGYEAALVAAQLGAEVTVVDCDGLGGASVLTDCVPSKTLIATAEVMTTFDSSYQELGIIVADDTPPAEQSARVVGVDLGKVNRRVKRLALAQSHDITASVTRAGARVLRGRGRLEGMQSLDGSRKVVVRAADGTEETLVADAVLIATGGHPRELPDAQPDGERILNWTQVYDLDELPEELIVVGSGVTGAEFAGAYQALGSRVTLVSSRDRVLPGEDPDAAAVLEDVFRRRGMNVMARSRAESAKRVGDRVEVTLSDGRVISGSHCLMAVGAIPNSSGMGLEEAGVKVRDSGHIWTDKVSRTTAPGVYAAGDVTGIFALASVAAMQGRIAMYHFLGDSVTPLNLKTVSSNVFTDPEIATVGYSQADVDAGKIDARVVKLPLLRNPRAKMQGIRDGFVKIFCRPGTGIVVGGVVVAPRASELIHPISIAVDNNLTVEQIANAFTVYPSLSGSIAEVARQLHTRKLTDEG
- a CDS encoding gamma-glutamylcyclotransferase translates to MSLYAAYAGNLDPRLMTRRAPHSPLRATGWLNGWRLTFGGEHMGWEGALVTLVEAPRSQVFVALYDIAPLDEDSMDRWEGVGLDIYRRMRVRVHTLEGEEPAWVYVLNGYEGGLPSARYLGEIADAAESAGAPHDYVMELRKRPC
- a CDS encoding purine-nucleoside phosphorylase, with product MNASLLPDDIQGDPYAAADAAATRLRELTGAETHDVALVMGSGWAPAVDALGSPEAEFQVTELPGFPPPAVEGHGGKVRSYLIGDKRALVFLGRTHYYEGRGVAAVAHGVRTAVAAGCKTLVLTNGCGGLRADMRPGQPVLISDHINLTATSPIVGANFVDLTDLYSPRLRALCKEVDPTLEEGVYAQFTGPHYETPAEIRMARTIGADLVGMSTVLEAIAAREAGAEVLGISLVTNLAAGMTGEPLNHEEVLQAGRDSATRMGALLTQVLDRL
- a CDS encoding phospho-sugar mutase; the encoded protein is MQDELIARAEAWLAEDPDAETREELAKLIDARDVAELTARFSGTLQFGTAGLRGELGAGPMRMNRAVVIRAAAGLAAYLKAKGEAGGLVVIGYDARHKSADFARDTAAVMTGAGLRAAVLPRPLPTPVLAYAIRHLGAVAGVEVTASHNPPRDNGYKVYLGDGSQIVPPADAEIAAEIDAVTRLDTVPRPDSGWEILDDGVLNAYLARTDAVLAQDSPRTARTVYTAMHGVGKDVLLAAFARAGFPTPVLVAEQAEPDPDFPTVAFPNPEEPGAMDLAFAKARETDPDLIIANDPDADRCAVAVKGREGADWRMLRGDEVGTLLARHLVDRGARGTFAESIVSSSLLGRIAEKAGLAYEETLTGFKWIARVEDLRYGYEEALGYCVDPEGVRDKDGITAALLITELASQLKEDGRTLLDLLDDIAVEHGLHATDQLSVRVEDLSVIANAMRSLREQPPTRLAGLPITKAEDLTLGTDRLPPTDGLRYTLDGARVIVRPSGTEPKLKCYLEVVVPVGSHAGLAAAHAEAAELLTAIKRDLSAAAGI
- a CDS encoding PH domain-containing protein, coding for MTTPDHQPPPPDASRPESRDRIYRSSAGIAGGVLLLAIMGWLGIDALVSGHGRTPWLALATLILLVPLVTAFTLRPAVYANEDRLRIRNPFRVIVLPWTTIATLRSGYSNEAVTTDGTKYQLWAVPVSLRSRKRAARRQARGEAADSSGRGTPATPARAQADQAMDDLRELAEAHPATEGAQAAVSVRWAYKVMGPALAGAVVLAILLAVG